The following coding sequences are from one Acidobacteriota bacterium window:
- the ruvB gene encoding Holliday junction branch migration DNA helicase RuvB, which produces MDERILSGVLQTEEADPEITLRPRALPEFIGQPKLKETLGVFLQAARQRQEPLDHVLLSGPPGLGKTTLAHIIAREMGAQIRVTSGPVLEKAGDLAALLTNLAPGDVLFIDEIHRMPPAVEEILYPAMEDGKLDLVIGSGPGARTVELRLPPFTLVGATTRAGLLSQPFTSRFGITHRLDYYDADALGTIVTRSSQILGCPVDADAAREIAKRSRGTPRIANRLLRRVRDYAEVAGETRISAGAAETALDKLEVDHHGLDEVDRRILSTMIERFGGGPVGLSALAHSLGEDKGTLEDLYEPFLLQSGFLQRTPKGRVASALAYRHLGLKPASGPGTLFG; this is translated from the coding sequence ATGGACGAACGGATCCTCTCGGGCGTCCTCCAGACGGAGGAGGCCGACCCCGAGATCACGCTCAGGCCGCGGGCGCTGCCGGAGTTCATCGGGCAGCCGAAGCTCAAGGAGACGCTCGGCGTCTTCCTGCAGGCGGCGCGGCAGCGCCAGGAGCCGCTCGACCACGTTCTGCTCTCGGGCCCGCCCGGCCTCGGGAAGACGACGCTCGCGCACATCATCGCCCGCGAGATGGGGGCGCAGATCCGCGTGACGTCCGGCCCCGTCCTCGAGAAGGCGGGCGACCTCGCGGCTCTGCTCACGAACCTCGCGCCGGGCGACGTCCTCTTCATCGACGAGATCCACCGGATGCCGCCGGCCGTCGAGGAGATCCTCTATCCCGCGATGGAGGACGGAAAGCTCGACCTCGTGATCGGCTCGGGCCCGGGCGCGCGGACGGTCGAGCTCCGGCTCCCGCCCTTCACGCTCGTCGGAGCGACGACGCGCGCGGGCCTCCTCTCTCAGCCGTTCACGTCCCGTTTCGGGATCACGCACCGCCTCGACTACTACGACGCCGACGCCCTCGGGACGATCGTGACGCGCTCGTCCCAGATCCTCGGCTGCCCGGTGGACGCCGACGCCGCACGCGAGATCGCCAAGCGCAGCCGCGGCACGCCGCGCATCGCGAACCGGCTTCTCCGGCGCGTGCGCGACTACGCCGAGGTCGCGGGAGAGACGCGCATCTCGGCGGGCGCCGCCGAGACGGCGCTCGACAAGCTCGAGGTGGACCACCACGGTCTCGACGAAGTCGACCGCCGCATCCTCTCGACGATGATCGAGCGTTTCGGCGGTGGTCCCGTCGGGCTGTCGGCGCTCGCGCACTCCCTCGGCGAGGACAAGGGCACGCTCGAGGACCTGTACGAGCCGTTCCTGCTGCAGTCGGGGTTCCTCCAGCGCACCCCGAAGGGGCGCGTCGCGTCGGCCCTCGCCTACCGGCACCTCGGCCTCAAGCCGGCCTCGGGTCCGGGAACGCTGTTTGGCTGA
- the ruvA gene encoding Holliday junction branch migration protein RuvA, protein MIARLTGTILDLKTDRVVLDVHGVGYELAIPLGTFSALPAAGEKAVLHVHTHVREDALQLFGFATPQEKYVFERLLSVSGIGPKVALTVLSGLPLPELVGAIASQNARVLATIPGVGKKLAERLGLELKEKLAGFGLGGAAGAPAGKTSVVDDAIGALQNLGYKALQAEQAVESAVRLVGTGDLNKILSAALKSLAR, encoded by the coding sequence GTGATCGCGCGCCTCACGGGGACGATCCTCGACCTGAAGACGGACAGGGTCGTCCTCGACGTGCATGGCGTGGGCTACGAGCTCGCGATCCCTCTCGGGACGTTCTCGGCGCTGCCGGCCGCGGGCGAGAAGGCCGTCCTCCACGTCCACACGCACGTCCGCGAGGATGCGCTCCAGCTCTTCGGGTTCGCGACGCCGCAGGAGAAATACGTCTTCGAGCGGCTCCTCTCCGTCTCGGGCATCGGGCCGAAGGTCGCGCTCACGGTGCTATCGGGCCTGCCGCTGCCGGAGCTCGTCGGCGCGATCGCCTCGCAGAACGCGCGGGTCCTCGCGACGATCCCGGGCGTCGGCAAGAAGCTCGCCGAGCGCCTCGGCCTCGAGCTGAAGGAGAAGCTCGCGGGGTTCGGCCTCGGCGGCGCGGCGGGCGCTCCGGCGGGGAAGACGTCCGTCGTGGACGACGCGATCGGCGCGCTCCAGAACCTCGGCTACAAGGCCCTCCAGGCCGAGCAGGCCGTCGAGAGCGCCGTGCGCCTCGTCGGGACGGGCGACCTCAACAAGATCCTGTCGGCCGCGCTGAAGTCGCTGGCCCGATAA
- a CDS encoding type II toxin-antitoxin system VapC family toxin — translation MTVVDASVVVDVLLGEPEAVRLRSRLFAGGASLHAPHLLDLEVLHVLRRFERRGILHPSRAAEAVEDLLDLPLTRYPHVALAGRVWELRGALTAYDAAYVALAEALGAPLLTRDAALASAREHRARIELV, via the coding sequence CTGACCGTCGTCGACGCGTCCGTCGTCGTCGACGTCCTTCTGGGCGAACCGGAGGCCGTGCGCTTGCGCAGCCGCCTCTTCGCGGGCGGTGCCTCGCTACACGCTCCCCACCTCCTCGACCTCGAGGTCCTGCATGTTCTTCGGCGTTTCGAACGGCGAGGAATCCTCCACCCGTCGCGGGCGGCCGAGGCCGTCGAAGACCTTCTCGATCTGCCGCTGACGCGCTATCCCCACGTCGCGCTCGCGGGCCGCGTCTGGGAGTTGCGAGGGGCGCTGACGGCCTACGACGCGGCGTACGTCGCCCTGGCCGAGGCGCTCGGCGCGCCGCTCCTCACGCGCGACGCCGCGCTCGCATCGGCACGGGAGCACCGCGCAAGGATCGAGCTCGTCTGA
- the nadB gene encoding L-aspartate oxidase: protein MTSFPSRLHVPVLVLGSGIAGLSTAYRLARRGVKVLVLTKAADPAECNTAWAQGGIIYFGKGDSQASLAKDILRAGAGLCRPEAVELLARRGPEVVKSVLLRDAGVPFSRTRRGDLDFTREGAHSVARIVHSADATGKAIETAMLARLKTEKNVTVWTEATAIDLITARHHSTNVAQRYALQDPCLGAYVLDADARVHTVLAEFTVLATGGVGRLFLHTTNTRHAIGDGLAMAERAGAATLNLEYVQFHPTALYHEDAEGFLISESLRGEGAVLVNRSGEAFMRRYDRRKDLAPRDIVTRAIVTEMTERGDPCVYLDLARHFKSHDGLGIRERFPMIAARCAALGIDIANEPIPVVPAAHYHCGGVLVDLDGRTTIRRLYAVGEASCTGVHGANRLASTSLLEGLVWGDAAATSIAARLKKEGRQPAGAFRAIPDWMSPGDAANEDPALLQQDWATIRNTMWNYVGIVRTTARLARAVADLRDLEKRILRFYEVTKISKEIVDLTHGVRAAHAIATAAFKNPVSKGCHYREN from the coding sequence ATGACCTCCTTCCCCTCCCGCCTGCACGTCCCGGTCCTCGTCCTCGGTTCGGGAATCGCGGGCCTCTCGACCGCCTACCGCCTCGCGCGCCGCGGCGTCAAGGTCCTCGTTCTCACGAAGGCGGCGGACCCCGCCGAGTGCAACACGGCGTGGGCGCAGGGCGGGATCATCTACTTCGGCAAGGGCGACTCGCAGGCCTCGCTCGCGAAGGACATCCTCCGCGCGGGCGCCGGCCTCTGCCGGCCCGAGGCCGTCGAGCTCCTCGCGCGGCGCGGGCCCGAGGTCGTGAAGAGCGTCCTTCTCCGCGACGCCGGCGTGCCGTTCTCGCGCACGCGCCGCGGCGACCTCGACTTCACGCGCGAAGGCGCCCACTCGGTCGCCCGGATCGTCCACTCGGCCGACGCGACCGGAAAGGCGATCGAGACCGCGATGCTCGCGCGCCTGAAGACCGAGAAGAACGTCACGGTCTGGACCGAGGCGACCGCGATCGACCTCATCACGGCCCGCCACCACTCGACGAACGTGGCGCAGCGCTACGCGCTTCAGGACCCCTGCCTCGGCGCGTACGTCCTCGACGCGGACGCCCGCGTCCACACCGTCCTCGCGGAATTCACGGTCCTCGCGACCGGCGGCGTCGGGCGGCTCTTCCTCCACACGACGAACACGCGCCACGCCATCGGGGACGGCCTCGCGATGGCCGAGCGCGCGGGCGCCGCGACGTTGAACCTCGAGTACGTGCAGTTCCACCCGACGGCGCTCTACCACGAGGACGCGGAGGGCTTCCTGATCTCCGAGTCGCTGCGCGGCGAGGGCGCGGTCCTCGTGAACCGTTCGGGCGAGGCGTTCATGCGCCGGTACGACCGCCGCAAGGACCTCGCGCCACGCGACATCGTGACGCGCGCGATCGTCACGGAGATGACCGAGCGCGGCGACCCCTGCGTCTACCTCGACCTCGCGCGGCACTTCAAGTCCCACGACGGCCTCGGAATCCGCGAGCGTTTCCCGATGATCGCCGCGCGCTGCGCGGCGCTCGGCATCGACATTGCCAACGAGCCGATTCCGGTCGTCCCCGCCGCGCACTACCACTGCGGCGGCGTCCTCGTGGACCTCGACGGGCGTACGACGATCCGCCGCCTTTACGCCGTGGGCGAGGCGAGCTGCACGGGCGTCCACGGCGCGAACCGCCTCGCGTCGACGTCGCTCCTCGAAGGGCTCGTCTGGGGAGACGCAGCCGCGACCTCGATCGCGGCGCGCCTGAAGAAGGAAGGGCGGCAGCCCGCGGGCGCCTTCCGCGCGATCCCGGACTGGATGTCGCCAGGCGACGCGGCGAACGAGGACCCGGCGCTCCTTCAGCAGGACTGGGCGACGATCCGGAACACGATGTGGAACTACGTGGGGATCGTGCGGACGACCGCGCGCCTCGCCCGCGCCGTCGCGGACCTGCGCGACCTCGAGAAACGCATCCTGCGCTTCTACGAGGTCACGAAGATCAGCAAGGAGATCGTCGACCTGACGCACGGCGTCCGCGCGGCGCACGCGATCGCGACGGCGGCCTTCAAGAACCCCGTCTCGAAGGGCTGCCACTACCGGGAGAACTAG
- a CDS encoding SurA N-terminal domain-containing protein — protein sequence MLKQLRENFKHLKWILWGVIAVFVLFVFVDWGMGNSRGAGTDTTLAAKAGGIRVTTAEFQKEYAFAEERYRQAYGKNFSPELARAMNLPEQVLNGMIDRRLLRGEAEKLGIKVTDEELTQHLLGIKDPQTGRPLFVKDGVFVGDAAYKRILAANRLSPESFEADSRDALVLEKLNRFYTQSMVVGDDDVKAEYEGRNVKAKIAYALAPPAAAAPAAVSDQEAEAWFKSNPTPYMQPEKRKAKYLLVETSKIRPSIQVTDADVQADYTANTEAYRKGEEVHVRHILYKVDGASDAAQKARADAAVRKLKGGADFAALAKAESDDPGSKANGGDLGSFPKGRMVKEFDEAAFGAKEKEIVGPVRSSFGYHVIQVLERTGERVQPFFEVAPGIRQRLQEDRAREEAKRLALSVSEKVAKLGKPSDDDLRKLASAGVTFNETDFLARTDAPAGIGFNPQFTEKLFGLKEGETAAAGVSTARGEAIVKCVEIRKPGLPAFAEVKARVLSDIQKKKQDEATLTSVKQALESAGSLEAFAKKANLKVETPDAFPKSGPIPGLGAPKAVLDAVFAAKAGETKGPVALDARGAVVFRIESVTPFDAAAFEKEKAAIKEQLRGQKASRVLQALIQRQRSDLKVEFNKDLLSRMAGART from the coding sequence ATGCTCAAACAGCTGCGCGAGAACTTCAAGCACCTCAAGTGGATCCTCTGGGGGGTCATCGCCGTCTTCGTCCTCTTCGTCTTCGTGGACTGGGGCATGGGCAATTCGCGCGGCGCCGGGACCGACACGACGCTCGCCGCCAAGGCGGGCGGCATCCGCGTGACGACGGCGGAGTTCCAGAAGGAATACGCCTTCGCCGAGGAGCGCTACCGGCAGGCCTACGGCAAGAACTTCAGCCCCGAGCTCGCGCGCGCGATGAACCTGCCCGAGCAGGTCCTGAACGGGATGATCGACCGGCGCCTCCTGCGCGGCGAGGCGGAGAAGCTCGGAATCAAGGTGACGGACGAGGAGCTCACGCAGCACCTCCTCGGCATCAAGGACCCGCAGACGGGCCGGCCGCTGTTCGTGAAGGACGGCGTCTTCGTGGGCGACGCCGCGTACAAGCGCATCCTCGCCGCGAACCGCCTCTCGCCCGAGAGCTTCGAGGCCGACTCGCGCGACGCGCTCGTCCTCGAGAAGCTGAACCGGTTCTACACGCAGTCGATGGTCGTCGGCGACGACGACGTGAAGGCCGAGTACGAAGGCCGCAACGTGAAGGCGAAGATCGCCTACGCGCTCGCGCCCCCGGCCGCCGCGGCGCCCGCGGCCGTGTCGGATCAGGAAGCCGAGGCGTGGTTCAAGTCGAACCCGACGCCTTACATGCAGCCCGAGAAGCGCAAGGCGAAGTACCTGCTCGTCGAGACCTCGAAGATCCGCCCCTCGATCCAGGTGACGGACGCCGACGTGCAGGCCGACTACACCGCGAACACCGAGGCCTACCGCAAGGGCGAAGAGGTCCACGTCCGCCACATCCTCTACAAGGTCGACGGCGCCAGCGACGCGGCCCAGAAAGCCAGGGCCGACGCCGCGGTGAGAAAGCTGAAGGGGGGCGCGGACTTCGCCGCCCTCGCGAAGGCCGAGTCCGACGATCCCGGCTCGAAGGCGAACGGCGGCGACCTCGGGTCCTTCCCGAAGGGCCGCATGGTCAAGGAGTTCGATGAGGCCGCGTTCGGCGCGAAGGAGAAGGAAATCGTCGGGCCCGTCCGTTCCAGCTTCGGGTACCACGTGATTCAGGTTCTCGAGCGGACGGGCGAGCGTGTCCAGCCGTTCTTCGAAGTCGCGCCCGGAATCCGCCAGCGCCTCCAGGAGGATCGCGCGCGCGAGGAAGCCAAGCGGCTCGCCCTCTCGGTCTCGGAGAAGGTCGCGAAGCTCGGGAAGCCCTCGGACGACGACCTCCGGAAGCTCGCGTCCGCCGGCGTCACGTTCAACGAGACCGACTTCCTCGCGCGGACGGACGCGCCCGCGGGGATCGGGTTCAACCCGCAGTTCACGGAGAAGCTCTTCGGCCTGAAGGAAGGCGAGACCGCCGCCGCCGGCGTCTCGACGGCGCGCGGCGAGGCGATCGTCAAGTGCGTCGAGATCCGGAAGCCCGGCCTTCCGGCGTTCGCCGAGGTCAAGGCGCGCGTCCTTTCCGACATCCAGAAGAAGAAGCAGGACGAGGCGACGCTCACGAGCGTGAAGCAGGCGCTCGAGTCCGCCGGCTCGCTCGAAGCGTTCGCGAAGAAGGCGAACCTCAAGGTCGAGACGCCCGACGCGTTCCCGAAGTCCGGGCCCATCCCGGGTCTCGGCGCGCCGAAGGCCGTCCTCGACGCCGTGTTCGCTGCGAAGGCGGGCGAGACGAAGGGACCGGTCGCGCTCGATGCGCGCGGCGCCGTCGTCTTCCGTATCGAGAGCGTCACGCCGTTCGACGCCGCCGCATTCGAGAAGGAGAAGGCCGCCATCAAGGAGCAGCTTCGGGGGCAGAAGGCCTCCCGCGTGCTCCAGGCGCTCATCCAGCGGCAGCGGTCCGACCTCAAGGTGGAGTTCAACAAGGACCTCCTCTCGCGGATGGCCGGGGCGCGCACGTAG
- a CDS encoding rod shape-determining protein MreC has product MASPSLAARRPEILLAVLLSLCLVGLSLQVRRPGGRTAGQAWLLAAVSPFVEGVTALRAGAADVGTWASSRRRLLGANRSLSGEIERLEGELLRLRDAERDKTRLLELLGAQPSPPAGTVPARLIAIESSGPFRTGLLDRGSSDGVRVDGVVVAPGGLVGRVIAVGPRTARLQLLSDKTAAAGVLLPRGARAGVAKGDGRGGIAVEYVPTIEPVEKNDLVVSSGTDGVYPNGLPVGRVSAMTRKSTLFWDIQLEPATDPRRESMVFVLPPVKRADVQGGPAAGERR; this is encoded by the coding sequence GTGGCTTCGCCGTCACTCGCCGCCCGCCGACCCGAGATCCTGCTGGCGGTGCTGCTCTCGCTGTGCCTCGTCGGGCTGTCTCTCCAGGTGAGACGGCCCGGTGGGCGGACCGCCGGCCAGGCGTGGCTTCTTGCCGCCGTGTCTCCGTTCGTCGAGGGCGTGACGGCCCTGCGCGCGGGGGCCGCCGACGTCGGGACCTGGGCCTCGTCGCGACGGCGCCTCCTCGGGGCGAACCGCTCGCTCTCGGGCGAGATCGAGCGCCTCGAAGGCGAGCTCCTGAGGCTCCGCGACGCCGAGCGCGACAAGACGCGCCTCCTCGAGCTCCTCGGCGCGCAGCCGTCGCCGCCCGCGGGCACCGTGCCCGCCCGCCTCATCGCGATCGAGTCCTCGGGCCCGTTCCGCACGGGCCTCCTCGACCGCGGCTCGTCCGACGGCGTCCGCGTCGACGGCGTCGTCGTCGCGCCGGGCGGCCTCGTCGGCCGCGTGATCGCGGTCGGCCCGCGCACGGCCCGCCTTCAGCTCCTCTCCGACAAGACCGCCGCCGCGGGCGTCCTCCTCCCGCGCGGCGCGCGCGCGGGCGTCGCCAAGGGGGACGGCAGGGGCGGGATCGCCGTCGAGTACGTCCCCACGATCGAGCCCGTCGAGAAGAACGACCTCGTCGTTTCTTCGGGGACGGACGGCGTCTACCCGAACGGCCTGCCCGTGGGCCGCGTCTCGGCGATGACGCGCAAGAGCACGCTCTTCTGGGACATTCAGCTGGAGCCGGCGACCGACCCGCGCCGCGAGTCGATGGTGTTCGTCCTCCCGCCCGTCAAGCGCGCGGACGTGCAGGGCGGCCCCGCGGCCGGAGAGCGCCGGTGA
- a CDS encoding FecR domain-containing protein, with protein sequence MMDNKKGRDLESQLEWYYVSTQMLVRIVVGFLVIAGLVAGGVFFFVKRDDSARRAAQEIADAADVLSRAKKQQDAPLLQREIASADEKLLDARKDLATGQNERAIRTALDVKSTALKIMAGAVIKSEAHVADVAGTVQIQRANRTTWETLRQSMPLHEGDFVKTGPNGTAEVLWNDGTMYRIRPETLFEVHANAGGSNPKLVVGTTDVSTGEKSRSKVSTDVATASIDSNSSVGMQQDATSTSVSSYRGSTVLSNAAGQSVTLGVRERAVAARGGPIGPKTSLPDAPALLAPDDNLLVDLRKTEPLRLRWSPVKEASSYQVEIAASRLFVKDSVLPGFPSERPQADTLIQVHDPGLYFWHVRTVKKGSPTLYSEWTAERRFKAVGGDQAAVQGDALPPDLVITQRPNVVGSSVVLVGRTVPGALVTVNGEMTDVNADGSFRKIVTIGGDGMQTIVIKARTAGGETIKRETVLISN encoded by the coding sequence ATGATGGACAACAAGAAGGGTCGGGACCTCGAGTCGCAGCTCGAGTGGTACTACGTCTCGACGCAAATGCTGGTCCGGATCGTCGTGGGGTTCCTCGTGATCGCGGGCCTCGTCGCGGGCGGCGTCTTCTTCTTCGTGAAGCGGGACGACTCCGCGCGCCGCGCCGCGCAGGAGATCGCCGACGCCGCCGACGTCCTCTCCCGCGCGAAAAAGCAGCAGGACGCTCCGCTCCTCCAGCGCGAGATCGCCTCGGCCGACGAGAAGCTCCTCGACGCGCGCAAGGACCTCGCGACCGGACAGAACGAGCGCGCGATCAGGACCGCCCTCGACGTGAAGTCCACCGCGCTGAAGATCATGGCGGGCGCCGTCATCAAGAGCGAGGCGCACGTCGCGGACGTCGCGGGCACCGTGCAGATCCAGCGCGCGAACCGCACGACCTGGGAGACGCTCCGCCAGAGCATGCCGCTCCACGAGGGCGACTTCGTCAAGACGGGCCCGAACGGGACGGCCGAGGTCCTCTGGAACGACGGGACGATGTACCGGATCCGGCCCGAGACCCTCTTCGAGGTCCACGCGAACGCGGGCGGCTCGAACCCGAAGCTCGTCGTCGGCACGACCGACGTCTCGACCGGCGAGAAGAGCCGCTCGAAGGTGTCGACGGACGTCGCGACGGCGAGCATCGACTCGAACTCCTCCGTCGGGATGCAGCAGGACGCGACCTCCACGTCCGTGTCTTCTTACCGCGGCTCGACGGTCCTCTCGAACGCCGCGGGCCAGAGCGTCACGCTCGGCGTGCGCGAGCGCGCCGTCGCCGCGCGCGGCGGCCCGATCGGCCCGAAGACGTCCCTGCCGGACGCGCCCGCCCTCCTCGCGCCGGACGACAACCTTCTCGTCGACCTCCGCAAGACCGAGCCCCTGCGCCTCCGGTGGTCCCCGGTCAAGGAGGCGAGCAGCTACCAGGTGGAGATTGCCGCCAGCCGGCTCTTCGTGAAGGACTCCGTCCTCCCCGGCTTCCCGTCCGAGCGCCCCCAGGCCGACACGCTCATCCAGGTGCACGACCCGGGCCTCTACTTCTGGCACGTGCGCACCGTGAAGAAGGGCTCCCCGACTCTCTACTCGGAGTGGACGGCCGAGCGGCGCTTCAAGGCCGTCGGCGGCGACCAGGCCGCGGTCCAGGGAGACGCGCTCCCGCCCGACCTCGTGATCACGCAGCGTCCGAACGTCGTCGGCTCCTCCGTCGTCCTCGTGGGAAGGACGGTCCCCGGAGCACTTGTCACCGTGAACGGGGAGATGACCGACGTGAACGCCGACGGCAGCTTCCGGAAGATCGTCACGATCGGCGGCGACGGCATGCAGACGATCGTCATCAAGGCCCGCACGGCGGGCGGCGAGACGATCAAGCGAGAAACGGTCCTCATCAGCAACTGA
- a CDS encoding rod shape-determining protein, whose amino-acid sequence MFSSDLAIDLGTANTLVFAEGRGIVVREPSIVAVNKISNRVEAVGSAAKEMLGRTPGNIVAIRPMKDGVIADFEVTERMLDYFIKKAHGRSLFVRPKIVISVPSDITQVEKRAVKDSALQAGASEVFIVEQAMAAAIGAGLPITEPTGNMIVDIGGGTTDVAVISLAGIVYSKSVRVASNEMDEAIIQYIKRKYNLLIGERTAEQIKIEIGSAYPLDEPISMEIKGRDLVEGVPKTLTLTDAEVREALAETVGIILDAVRVALEKTPPELSADIMDKGIVLTGGGSMLKNLDRRLREETGLPIATAEDPLSSVALGTGAMLADVDLLRKISLD is encoded by the coding sequence ATCTTCTCCTCCGACCTCGCGATCGATCTCGGCACGGCAAACACGCTCGTGTTCGCCGAGGGCCGCGGCATCGTCGTCCGCGAACCCTCGATCGTCGCCGTCAACAAGATCTCCAACAGGGTCGAGGCCGTCGGGAGCGCCGCCAAGGAGATGCTCGGCCGCACGCCCGGGAACATCGTCGCGATCCGGCCCATGAAGGACGGCGTCATCGCCGACTTCGAGGTCACGGAGCGGATGCTCGACTACTTCATCAAGAAGGCGCACGGCCGGTCGCTGTTCGTGCGCCCGAAGATCGTCATCTCGGTCCCGTCCGACATCACGCAGGTCGAGAAGCGCGCCGTGAAGGACTCCGCGCTCCAGGCGGGCGCGAGCGAGGTCTTCATCGTCGAGCAGGCGATGGCGGCCGCCATCGGCGCGGGCCTTCCGATCACGGAGCCCACGGGCAACATGATCGTGGACATCGGGGGCGGCACGACGGACGTCGCCGTCATCTCGCTCGCAGGCATCGTCTACTCGAAGTCCGTGCGCGTCGCGTCGAACGAGATGGACGAAGCGATCATTCAGTACATCAAACGCAAGTACAACCTCCTCATCGGCGAGCGCACGGCCGAGCAGATCAAGATCGAGATCGGCTCCGCCTACCCGCTCGACGAGCCCATCTCGATGGAGATCAAGGGCCGCGACCTCGTCGAGGGCGTGCCCAAGACGCTCACGCTGACGGACGCGGAGGTTCGCGAGGCGCTGGCGGAGACCGTCGGGATCATCCTCGACGCCGTCCGTGTCGCGCTCGAGAAGACGCCGCCCGAGCTTTCGGCCGACATCATGGACAAGGGCATCGTCCTCACGGGCGGCGGGTCGATGCTGAAGAACCTCGACCGGCGCCTGCGCGAGGAGACGGGGCTTCCGATCGCGACGGCCGAGGATCCGCTCTCGTCCGTCGCGCTCGGGACCGGCGCGATGCTCGCGGACGTCGACCTCCTGCGGAAGATCAGCCTCGACTAG
- the nadC gene encoding carboxylating nicotinate-nucleotide diphosphorylase, with the protein MLREIGPDIPIICIGSSRRPARPKVFCAGVTKLSRDLAEDLDDLLSRAFAEDGEDVTSLAVFGPAARLSARIVCRERAVVAGAAFLPRLFAFLSPPARVTVLVADGTLVAPGAVLAEIEGPAITVLAAERTALNLLQRLSGVATKTREYVDALKGTKTVLLDTRKTTAGLRRLERYAVRCGGGTNHRYGLAWGFLVKDNHADGAGSVWEATRRAKDFRALNRKLAPLLLEAEARTRDEVHQALDAGAERILLDNMTTAAIAEAVEDVHLYNEATGARVTTEASGRMTPGTARAAAEAGVDFVSAGAITHSIRAIDIALDVDTTAPKNSKKKISLKVKRGKKTKRVP; encoded by the coding sequence ATGCTCCGCGAAATCGGCCCCGACATCCCTATCATTTGCATCGGTTCGTCCCGCCGGCCCGCCCGCCCTAAAGTATTCTGTGCGGGCGTGACGAAGCTCTCCCGGGACCTCGCGGAAGACCTCGACGACCTGCTGTCCCGCGCGTTCGCCGAGGACGGCGAGGACGTGACCTCGCTGGCCGTCTTCGGGCCGGCCGCCCGGCTCTCGGCCCGGATCGTGTGCCGCGAGCGCGCCGTCGTCGCCGGCGCCGCGTTCCTCCCCCGCCTCTTCGCCTTCCTCTCGCCGCCGGCGCGCGTGACCGTTCTCGTCGCGGACGGAACGCTCGTCGCCCCCGGCGCGGTCCTCGCGGAGATCGAGGGCCCCGCCATCACGGTCCTCGCGGCCGAACGCACGGCGCTGAACCTCCTCCAGCGCCTGAGCGGCGTCGCGACGAAGACGCGCGAGTACGTGGACGCGCTGAAGGGAACGAAGACCGTCCTCCTCGACACGAGGAAGACGACGGCCGGGCTGCGCCGCCTCGAGCGCTACGCCGTGCGCTGCGGCGGCGGCACGAACCACCGCTACGGCCTCGCGTGGGGGTTCCTCGTGAAGGACAACCACGCCGACGGCGCCGGCAGCGTGTGGGAGGCGACGCGCCGCGCGAAGGACTTCCGCGCGCTCAACCGGAAGCTCGCGCCGCTCCTCCTCGAGGCCGAGGCCCGCACGCGCGACGAGGTGCACCAGGCGCTCGACGCCGGCGCCGAGCGCATCCTGCTCGACAACATGACGACCGCCGCGATCGCGGAGGCCGTGGAGGACGTTCACCTCTACAACGAGGCCACGGGCGCCCGCGTCACGACGGAAGCGTCGGGGCGCATGACACCCGGGACGGCACGGGCCGCGGCGGAAGCCGGAGTCGATTTCGTCTCGGCGGGCGCCATCACGCATTCGATTCGCGCGATCGACATCGCCCTCGACGTCGACACGACCGCCCCGAAGAACTCGAAGAAGAAGATTTCCTTGAAGGTGAAGAGAGGGAAGAAGACGAAGAGGGTCCCATGA